The DNA sequence GGACTGGTCCTCGCCGGTCCGCGGCGCCGGCCGATTCCACCATCTGCTGGTCAAGGCCGAGGAAGCCGCCCGGACGACGGCCGGCGTCGACGAAGCGGACCAAAGACTCGACCGATCGATCACCCGCAAGTAGCCGATCGTACTACGCTCGCTCGCTTAGGCTGTTAGAGAAGTGCAGTCCTGTCAGCCAACGCCCGATTCGTGGCGTGCGTCCGGGCGGTCGACCGGCCGGGCGATGGGTGAGGAGGTGTCTCCGCGTGGACGTCGACGCCGGTCCCGGCGCCGCCATCGGACGTTTCCTGCCCACCGCGACACCCCTGTCCGCCCGCCTGCGGGCCTGGCTGTCCTGGTCGCCCGGCGCGCCGGAACCGGTCGCCGAGCTGATCCGGGTCCACCGGTCGATCCACCCGTCGGCGGACCCGGCGGTGCTGCGCCGCGGCTACCAGATCGCCGACAGCATGCACGCCGGCCAGTACCGCAAGAGCGGCGAGCCGTACATCACCCACCCGTTGGCCGTCGCGGAGATCTGCGCCGGGCTCGGCATGGACACCACCACCCTGGTGGCCGCACTGCTGCACGACACCGTCGAGGACACCACGTACGACCTGCCGACACTGGCCGCAGACTTCGGCGACGAGGTCGCCCACCTGGTCGACGGGGTGACCAAGTTCGACAAGGCGTTCTACGGCAAGGCCGCCGAGGCCGAGACCATCCGAAAGATGATCATCGCTGCGGCGAAGGACGTTCGGGTGCTGGTCATCAAGCTCGCCGACCGGCTGCACAACATGCGGACCCTCGGTGTGCGCTCCCCTGCCTCCCGGGCCCGGATCGCCAAGGCGACCCTGGACGTGCTGGTCCCGCTCTGTGATCGGCTCGGCATCCAGAAGCTCAAACGGGAACTCGACGACATCGTCCTGTTCCACCTGGAGCCGGAGGCCTACCAGCAGATCGAGGAACACCTGGCCAACCGACCGGGCTGGGCGACGTACCTGGACACCGTCTGCGGACAGGCGCGGGTGACGTTACGCCGGGAGAAGGTCACCGCCCGGGTCGCGGCCCGGCCCCGGCACCGCTACTCGATCTGGAAGGACACCGTCGCCGGCGGCCACCGTGCCCCGTTCGACCTGCCCCGCATCGAGGTCGTGGTCACCGGGCCGGACACCGACTGCTACGCGGCGCTCGGCGCGATCCACTGCCGCTGGCGACCGGTACCGGGCAGGTTCAAGGACTTCATCGCGGCACCGAAGAACAACCTCTACCGTTCGCTGCACACCACGGTCATCGGTCCGGACGAGCGTCCACTCGAGGTGCTGATCCGGACCGAGGCGATGCACCGCTCCGCCGAGTTCGGCATCGCCGCGCCGTACCACTTCCCCAAGCCCGGCCGCAGTCGTGCCGCCGCCCGCGCCGACGAGCTGGCCTGGCTGCGCAGGGCAATCGACTGGTCACAGGAAAACATCGACGCCGACCAGTTCGTCCACTCGCTGCGCTGCGACCTGGTGGACGCGCAGATCCAGGTCTTCACCGACGGCCGGCCGATCGTGCTGCCGGCCGGGTCGACGCCGGTCGACCTCGCGTACGAGCTGGATCCACGCAAAGGCGCGCACTGTCTCGCCGTCCGGATCAACGGCCGACTGGCACCGCTGGCCTCCGAGTTGACCGACGGCGACGTGGTCGAGATCTTCACCGAGAGCGACGACCAGCCGACCGGGACGGCACCGACGTCAGCCGGGCCGCGAAAGGAGTGGCTGGGTTTCGTCAAGTCGCCGCAGGCCCAGATGCAGATCAACCGCTGGTTCGCCGAACACTCCGAACCGGGCATCAGCATCAGCGACAAGGTACGCCTCGGCCGCGCCACCGTCAGCCTGATCCTGCGCAAACACGACCGGGCGTTGTCCAACGACAAACCACTGCGCCAGCTCGCGGAGAACCTCAAGTACCCGGACATGGAGACCCTGCTGGTCGCGGTGGTGGACCGGACCATCGAGCCCGAGGCCGTCGTCGATCAGCTCATCGCCCTGGTCGACCAGCCGGGCTGACCTGACCCGGCGCCGGCGACCGGCTACCTCTAGCCTGAACCATATGATCACCCGCCGATCCCCCGCACGCGCCCTGTTGTACGGCGTGTTCTACCGGTTGCCGCACCCGGTCCGTCGGCGGTTGGTCCGGCTCGCTGTGCAGAAGTACATCGTCGGCGCCGTGACGCTGGTGACCGATGCCGAAGTCGATCCGTCGGCACCCGCCCGACTACTGCTGCTGCGCCAGCCACCCGGCCGGGGCTGGACGCTGCCCGCCGGTCTGCTGCGACACCGCGAGGCGCCGGTGGTCGGCGCGGCCCGGGAGCTCGCCGAGGAGACCGGCATCCGGCTGGCCCCGGACCAGCTACGCCCGGCGGTACCGAACGCCGTGGTGCACGCCAAGGGCTGGGTGGACGTCGTCTTCGAAGCCGCCGTGGCAGCGTCGCGAACCCAACTGGTGGTCGACGGGGCCGAGGTGTACGAAGCCGCCTGGCACCGGCTCGACGACCTGCCCCGGCTGACCCCGGCGACCGCCCGGCTGCTGGCGCATTACGGCATCGGGCCGCTCGTCGTGCCAGCGGAGACCGACGTACCAGTGGAGACCGGCCCGCCAGCGGCCGGGCAGCCGCCGGCGGGCCAGGAGCCGGGGTGAGCGCACCGGCGGTCGGACCGGACCGGATCTGCGCAGTGATCCTCGCCGCCGGTGAGGGCCGCCGGCTGCGGCCGTTGACCGGTCTCGTCCCGAAGGCGCTCTGCCCGGTCGGGAACGTACCGCTGCTGGACCGGGCACTCGCCCGGGTCGGCGCCCTCGGCTTCACCGGGCCGGCGGCGGTCGCGGTCAACGCCTGCTACCTCGGCCGGCAGGTGGTGGCGCATGTCGGAGACCGGGCACAGCTGTCCGTGGAGCCAGGAGACCCGTTGGGCACCGCCGGCGGCATCGGCCGGCTACGGGACTGGATCGATGGCCGGGGCGTACTGGTCGGCAACGTCGACGGCTACCTCGCCCATCCGGATCTGGCTCCCGGGCCGGACATCGCTGCGCTGCTCCACGGCTGGGACGGTGAGACGGTCCGGCTGCTGGGCAAGCGGTTCACCGACCCGGCCGCTCAGGGCGGCTTCGACGGGCACCGGTTCGCCGGCTTCTCGCTGCTGCCGTGGCGCTACGTCAGCGAACTACCGGCCGCCCCCGGCGAACTGGTCCGTACCGTCTGGCGGCCGGCGGAGGCCGTCGGCGCGCTGCAGGTGATCAACTATCCGGGTACCTACCTGGACACCGGGACACCACCGGACTACCTCGCGGCCAATCTGCACGCGGCAGGTGGTCGGAGCCTGCTCGACCCGTCGGCCACGGTGACCGGCCCGGTCGACCATTCCGTGGTCGGCGCCGGGGCGGTGGTACGGGGGACGTTGGTCCGCTCGGTGGTGTGGCCCGGCGCGCGGGTGCCGGCCGGGGAACAGCTGACCGACGCGATCCGGGTGGGCAGCGATCTGACGGTGTCCGCCGGTTGACCGTTCACTATTGAGTAACATCGGCGGCGGACGCCGATGAGGGACGGAGGACCTGCGTGATCACTGCGATCGTGTTGATCGACTGCGCCACGGACTCGATCCCGGAGGTGGCCGAGGCGCTTGCCGGTCTCGACGGGGTGAGCGAGGTCTACTCGGTGGCCGGGCACGTGGACCTGATCGCGATCGTCCGGGTGCGGCAGTTCGACCAGATCGCCGACGTGATCGCCGGACGGATCTCGAAGGTTCCGGGTGTACTCAACACCGAGTCGCACATCGCCTTCCGCGCCTACTCGCAGCACGATCTGGAGGCGGCCTTCGCGATCGGGCTGGCCGACGCCGACTGACCAGCGCTGCTGACTTTCCAGCGCGGACTGACCGGCGGCGCTGATCCTCCGGACGCGGGCACGGACAGTTGTCCGCGCCCACCGGCGAGGCGGCGGGCGCGGACAACTGTCGTGGTACGGGACGATCAGCGGCTGCCGCTGCTGATCTCCTCCCGGTCGGCCGTCTTCCTGTCCTTGTCGGCCGGCGGCAGATCAGCCGGCTGTTCCTCGGCCGGGTCGATTGCCACATGCGCCGGCGGCGGGACCTGCACCGGCTTCTCGATCGGGAAGAAGAAGCCCTTGACGGCCGGGCCGAGCGCGCCGAGCCGGTTCATCTTCTTCGGCACCACCCAGCCGACGTACTCCAGCTTGCCGTGGCCGTGCTCGTCGGTCGGTCCCAGCGGCTGGTGCACTTCGACGAAGCGGCCGTCAGGCAGCCGTCGGATGAT is a window from the Solwaraspora sp. WMMD792 genome containing:
- a CDS encoding HD domain-containing protein gives rise to the protein MDVDAGPGAAIGRFLPTATPLSARLRAWLSWSPGAPEPVAELIRVHRSIHPSADPAVLRRGYQIADSMHAGQYRKSGEPYITHPLAVAEICAGLGMDTTTLVAALLHDTVEDTTYDLPTLAADFGDEVAHLVDGVTKFDKAFYGKAAEAETIRKMIIAAAKDVRVLVIKLADRLHNMRTLGVRSPASRARIAKATLDVLVPLCDRLGIQKLKRELDDIVLFHLEPEAYQQIEEHLANRPGWATYLDTVCGQARVTLRREKVTARVAARPRHRYSIWKDTVAGGHRAPFDLPRIEVVVTGPDTDCYAALGAIHCRWRPVPGRFKDFIAAPKNNLYRSLHTTVIGPDERPLEVLIRTEAMHRSAEFGIAAPYHFPKPGRSRAAARADELAWLRRAIDWSQENIDADQFVHSLRCDLVDAQIQVFTDGRPIVLPAGSTPVDLAYELDPRKGAHCLAVRINGRLAPLASELTDGDVVEIFTESDDQPTGTAPTSAGPRKEWLGFVKSPQAQMQINRWFAEHSEPGISISDKVRLGRATVSLILRKHDRALSNDKPLRQLAENLKYPDMETLLVAVVDRTIEPEAVVDQLIALVDQPG
- a CDS encoding NUDIX domain-containing protein — translated: MITRRSPARALLYGVFYRLPHPVRRRLVRLAVQKYIVGAVTLVTDAEVDPSAPARLLLLRQPPGRGWTLPAGLLRHREAPVVGAARELAEETGIRLAPDQLRPAVPNAVVHAKGWVDVVFEAAVAASRTQLVVDGAEVYEAAWHRLDDLPRLTPATARLLAHYGIGPLVVPAETDVPVETGPPAAGQPPAGQEPG
- a CDS encoding NTP transferase domain-containing protein, which produces MSAPAVGPDRICAVILAAGEGRRLRPLTGLVPKALCPVGNVPLLDRALARVGALGFTGPAAVAVNACYLGRQVVAHVGDRAQLSVEPGDPLGTAGGIGRLRDWIDGRGVLVGNVDGYLAHPDLAPGPDIAALLHGWDGETVRLLGKRFTDPAAQGGFDGHRFAGFSLLPWRYVSELPAAPGELVRTVWRPAEAVGALQVINYPGTYLDTGTPPDYLAANLHAAGGRSLLDPSATVTGPVDHSVVGAGAVVRGTLVRSVVWPGARVPAGEQLTDAIRVGSDLTVSAG
- a CDS encoding Lrp/AsnC ligand binding domain-containing protein translates to MITAIVLIDCATDSIPEVAEALAGLDGVSEVYSVAGHVDLIAIVRVRQFDQIADVIAGRISKVPGVLNTESHIAFRAYSQHDLEAAFAIGLADAD